A single region of the Cucumis melo cultivar AY chromosome 3, USDA_Cmelo_AY_1.0, whole genome shotgun sequence genome encodes:
- the LOC103502264 gene encoding UDP-glycosyltransferase 73C2-like, with protein MDGLTATEFCGVSLIGKLCNLMTRQLIELGLGLEASKRPFIWVIRKGNEIKELQKWMEAYNFKKKTKGRGPVIRGWAPQVMILSHTAIRSFLTHCDWNSTLEGISTGVPMITWPLFSDQFNDEVLIVKMLKNGVSVGVQASLQWGEEEETEVAVKKEDVMKAIERVMSGTKESEEIRERYKELDKKANRAVEEGGSSHDNVKLFIDDLIDLAGGDPN; from the coding sequence ATGGATGGATTGACAGCAACCGAGTTCTGTGGTGTAAGTCTCATTGGAAAGTTATGTAATCTAATGACGAGACAACTCATAGAGCTTGGACTGGGTCTAGAGGCATCGAAGAGGCCATTCATTTGGGTGATCCGGAAAGGGAATGAAATAAAGGAGTTGCAGAAATGGATGGAGGCCTacaatttcaaaaagaaaacaaaggggAGAGGGCCGGTGATTCGTGGTTGGGCGCCACAAGTTATGATACTATCCCACACTGCAATCAGAAGCTTCTTGACGCATTGCGATTGGAACTCAACGCTTGAAGGAATATCGACAGGGGTTCCTATGATTACATGGCCACTATTTTCAGACCAATTCAATGACGAGGTGCTGATCGTGAAGATGCTGAAAAACGGGGTGAGTGTGGGTGTGCAAGCATCTTTGCAATGGGGAGAGGAAGAGGAGACTGAAGTGGCTGTGAAAAAAGAGGATGTGATGAAAGCTATTGAAAGGGTGATGAGTGGAACAAAGGAAAGTGAAGAGATTAGAGAGAGATATAAAGAGCTTGATAAAAAGGCCAATAGAGCTGTTGAAGAAGGTGGTTCTTCTCACGATAACGTCAAGTTGTTCATTGACGATCTAATTGATCTTGCAGGTGGTGATCCCAACTGA